A genomic stretch from Falco cherrug isolate bFalChe1 chromosome 1, bFalChe1.pri, whole genome shotgun sequence includes:
- the LOC102054008 gene encoding myosin heavy chain, skeletal muscle, adult encodes MASADAEMAVFGEAAPYLRKSEKERIEAQNKPFDAKTSVFVVHPKESFVKGTIQSRESGKVTVKSEAGETLTVKEDQIFSMNPPKYDKIEDMAMMTHLHEPAVLYNLKERYAAWMIYTYSGLFCVTVNPYKWLPVYNPEVVLAYRGKKRQEAPPHIFSISDNAYQFMLTDRENQSILITGESGAGKTVNTKRVIQYFATIAASGDKKKEEQSGKMQGTLEDQIISANPLLEAFGNAKTVRNDNSSRFGKFIRIHFGATGKLASADIETYLLEKSRVTFQLPAERSYHIFYQIMSNKKPELIDMLLITTNPFDFHYVSQGEVTVPSIDDQEELMATDSAIDILGFTADEKTAIYKLTGAVMHYGNLKFKQKQREEQAEPDGTEVADKAAYLMGLNSADLLKALCYPRVKVGNEYVTKGQNVSQVNNAVGALAKAVFEKMFLWMVVRINQQLDTKQPRQYFIGVLDIAGFEIFDFNSFEQLCINFTNEKLQQFFNHHMFVLEQEEYKKEGIEWEFIDFGMDLAACIELIEKPMGIFSILEEECMFPKATDTSFKNKLYDQHLGKSNNFQKPKPAKGKAEAHFSLVHYAGTVDYNISGWLEKNKDPLNETVIGLYQKSSLKTLALLFANYGGADAEGGGGGKKGGKKKGSSFQTVSALFRENLNKLMTNLRSTHPHFVRCIIPNETKTPGAMEHELVLHQLRCNGVLEGIRICRKGFPSRVLYADFKQRYRVLNASAIPEGQFMDSKKASEKLLGSIDVDHTQYRFGHTKVFFKAGLIGVLEEMRDEKLAEIMTMIQARCRGFLMRVEYRKMVERRESIFCIQYNVRAFMNVKHWPWMKLYFKIKPLLKSAESEKEMANMKEEFEKTKEELAKSEAKRKELEEKMVVLLQEKNDLQLQVQAEADSLADAEERCDQLIKTKIQLEAKIKEVTERAEDEEEINAELTAKKRKLEDECSELKKDIDDLELTLAKVEKEKHATENKVKNLTEEMAALDETIAKLTKEKKALQEAHQQTLDDLQVEEDKVNTLTKAKTKLEQQVDDLEGSLEQEKKLRMDLERAKRKLEGDLKLAQDSIMDLENDKQQLDEKLKKKDFEISQIQSKIEDEQALGMQLQKKIKELQARIEELEEEIEAERTSRAKAEKHRADLSRELEEISERLEEAGGATAAQIEMNKKREAEFQKMRRDLEEATLQHEATAAALRKKHADSTAELGEQIDNLQRVKQKLEKEKSELKMEIDDLASNMESVSKAKANLEKMCRTLEDQLSEIKTKEEQNQRMINDLNTQRARLQTESGEYSRQVEEKDALISQLSRGKQGFTQQIEELKRHLEEEIKAKNALAHALQSARHDCDLLREQYEEEQEAKGELQRALSKANSEVAQWRTKYETDAIQRTEELEEAKKKLAQRLQDAEEHVEAVNAKCASLEKTKQRLQNEVEDLMIDVERSNAACAALDKKQKNFDKILAEWKQKYEETQAELEASQKEARSLSTELFKMKNAYEESLDHLETLKRENKNLQQEIGDLTEQIAEGGKAIHELEKAKKQIEQEKSELQASLEEAEASLEHEEGKILRLQLELNQVKSEIDRKIAEKDEEIDQMKRNHLRIVESMQSTLDAEIRSRNEALRLKKKMEGDLNEMEIQLSHANRVAAEAQKNLRNTQAVLKDTQIHLDDALRTQEDLKEQVAMVERRANLLQAEIEELRAALEQTERSRKVAEQELLDATERVQLLHTQNTSLINTKKKLETDITQIQSEMEDTIQEARNAEEKAKKAITDAAMMAEELKKEQDTSAHLERMKKNLDQTVKDLQHRLDEAEQLALKGGKKQIQKLEARVRELEGEVDAEQKRSAEAVKGMRKYERRVKELTYQSEEDRKNILRLQDLVDKLQMKVKSYKRQAEEAEELSNVNLSKFRKIQHELEEAEERADIAESQVNKLRVKSREFHGKKIAEEE; translated from the exons ATGGCCTCTGCAGACGCTGAGATGGCTGTTTTTGGGGAGGCGGCTCCTTACCTCCGAAAATCAGAAAAGGAGAGAATTGAGGCCCAGAACAAGCCTTTTGATGCCAAGACATCCGTCTTCGTGGTCCACCCTAAAGAATCCTTTGTGAAAGGAACAATCCAGAGCAGGGAATCAGGGAAGGTCACTGTCAAGTCTGAAGCAGGAGAA ACCCTGACCGTGAAGGAAGATCAAATCTTCTCCATGAACCCTCCCAAGTACGACAAGATCGAGGACATGGCCATGATGACCCACCTCCACGAGCCCGCTGTGCTGTACAACCTCAAAGAGCGTTACGCAGCCTGGATGATCTAC ACCTACTCGGGGCTCTTCTGCGTCACTGTCAACCCCTACAAGTGGCTGCCGGTGTACAACCCGGAGGTGGTGTTGGCCTACCGAGGCAAGAAGCGCCAGGAGGCCCCTCCACACATCTTCTCCATCTCGGACAATGCCTATCAGTTCATGCTGACTG ATCGCGAGAACCAGTCGATCCTGATCAC CGGAGAATCCGGTGCCGGGAAGACTGTGAACACAAAGCGTGTCATCCAGTACTTTGCAACAATTGCAGCGAGCGGGGATaagaagaaagaggagcagTCAGGCAAAATGCAG GGAACGCTTGAGGATCAAATCATCAGCGCCAACCCACTGCTGGAGGCCTTTGGAAACGCCAAGACCGTGAGGAACGACAACTCCTCACGCTTT GGCAAATTCATCAGAATCCACTTTGGGGCCACAGGCAAACTGGCTTCTGCTGACATTGAAACTT ACCTGCTGGAGAAGTCCAGAGTCACtttccagctcccagcagaAAGAAGCTACCACATATTCTATCAGATCATGTCCAACAAGAAGCCGGAGCTAATTG ACATGCTCCTCATTACCACCAACCCTTTTGATTTCCACTATGTGAGTCAAGGTGAGGTCACTGTTCCCAGCATTGATGACCAGGAGGAGCTCATGGCTACAGAC AGTGCCATTGACATCCTGGGCTTCACTGCTGATGAGAAGACAGCCATCTACAAGCTGACAGGGGCTGTCATGCACTACGGGAACCTGAAGTTCAAGCAGAAACAACgagaggagcaggcagagcccgATGGCACAGAAG TGGCTGACAAGGCTGCCTACCTGATGGGCCTGAACTCAGCTGACCTGCTCAAGGCCCTCTGCTACCCCCGCGTCAAGGTTGGGAATGAGTATGTGACCAAAGGTCAAAATGTGTCACAG GTGAACAACGCAGTTGGCGCCCTGGCAAAAGCTGTCTTTGAGAAGATGTTCTTGTGGATGGTTGTTCGCATCAACCAACAGCTGGATACCAAGCAACCCAGACAGTACTTCATTGGTGTCCTGGACATCGCTGGCTTTGAGATCTTTGAT TTCAACAGCTTTGAGCAGCTGTGCATCAACTTCACCAACGAGAAACTGCAACAGTTCTTCAACCACCACATGTtcgtgctggagcaggaggagtaCAAGAAGGAGGGAATTGAATGGGAGTTCATTGACTTTGGGATGGACCTGGCTGCCTGCATTGAGCTCATTGAGAAG CCCATGGGCATCTTCTCCATCCTGGAAGAGGAGTGCATGTTCCCCAAGGCAACTGACACCTCTTTCAAGAACAAGCTCTACGACCAGCACCTGGGCAAGTCCAACAACTTCCAGAAGCCCAAGCCTGCCAAAGGCAAGGCTGAGGCCCACTTCTCCCTGGTGCACTATGCTGGCACGGTGGACTATAACATCTCCGGCTGGCTGGAGAAGAACAAGGACCCCCTGAATGAAACTGTCATTGGGTTGTACCAGAAATCATCCCTGAAGACGCTGGCCTTACTCTTTGCCAACTATGGTGGAGCAGATGCAG agggtggtggtggtggcaaaAAGGGTGGCAAGAAGAAGGGTTCTTCTTtccagactgtctcagctcttTTCCGG GAGAACTTAAACAAGCTGATGACAAATCTTCGCAGCACTCACCCCCATTTTGTACGATGCATCAtcccaaatgaaacaaaaacaccTG GTGCCATGGAGCACGAGCTGGTACTGCATCAGCTGCGGTGTAACGGCGTGCTGGAAGGGATCAGAATTTGCAGGAAAGGGTTCCCCAGCAGAGTCCTGTATGCTGACTTCAAACAAAG ATACAGAGTGCTTAATGCCAGTGCTATCCCAGAGGGACAGTTCATGGACAGCAAGAAGGCTTCTGAGAAGCTGCTTGGGTCCATTGATGTGGACCACACACAATACAGATTTGGTCACACCAAG GTGTTCTTCAAAGCTGGACTGATAGGTGTGCTGGAGGAGATGAGAGATGAAAAACTAGCAGAGATTATGACCATGATACAAGCCAGGTGCAGAGGCTTCCTGATGAGAGTGGAGTATCGGAAAATGGTGGAGAGGAG GGAGTCCATCTTCTGCATCCAGTACAATGTTCGTGCATTCATGAATGTGAAGCACTGGCCCTGGATGAAGCTGTACTTTAAGATCAAGCCCTTGCTGAAGAGTGCAGAGTCTGAGAAAGAGATGGCCAACATGAAGGAAGAGTTTGAGAAAACCAAGGAAGAGCTTGCAAAGTCTGAGGCaaagaggaaggagctggaggagaaaatggtggtcctgctgcaggagaagaaTGACCTGCAGCTCCAAGTGCAGGCG GAAGCCGATAGCTTGGCTGATGCTGAGGAAAGGTGTGACCAGctcatcaaaaccaaaatccagCTGGAAGCCAAAATTAAGGAGGTGACTGAAAGggctgaggatgaggaggaaatCAATGCTGAGCTGACAGCCAAGAAGAGAAAACTGGAGGATGAATGTTCAGAGCTGAAGAAAGATATTGATGACCTGGAGTTGACGTTGGCCAaagtggagaaggaaaaacatgcCACCGAAAACAAG GTGAAAAACCTCACAGAGGAGATGGCGGCCCTGGACGAGACCATTGCCAAGCTGactaaagagaagaaagccCTCCAAGAGGCCCATCAGCAGACACTGGATGACCTGCAGGTAGAAGAGGACAAAGTCAATACGCTGACCAAAGCCAAGACCAAGCTGGAGCAGCAAGTGGACGAT CTGGAAGGGTCCCTGgagcaagagaagaaactgcGCATGGACCTTGAGAGAGCAAAGAGGAAACTCGAAGGAGACCTGAAGCTGGCCCAGGACAGCATCATGGATTTGGAGAACgacaagcagcagctggatgagAAACTGAAGAA GAAAGACTTTGAAATCAGCCAGATCCAGAGCAAAATTGAGGATGAGCAAGCCCTGGGCATGCAGTTACAGAAGAAGATCAAGGAGCTGCAG GCTCGTAttgaggagctggaggaggaaattGAGGCAGAGCGAACCTCTCGGGCAAAAGCCGAGAAGCATCGGGCTGACCTGTCGAGGGAGCTAGAGGAGATCAGCGAGCGCCTGGAAGAAGCCGGAGGGGCTACCGCCGCTCAGATTGAGATGAACAAGAAGCGTGAGGCAGAATTTCAGAAGATGCGTCGCGACCTGGAGGAGGCCACGCTGCAGCACGAAGCCACGGCTGCGGCCCTGCGCAAGAAGCACGCGGACAGCACCGCTGAGCTTGGGGAGCAGATCGACAACCTGCAGCGAgtgaagcagaagctggagaaggagaagagtGAGCTCAAGATGGAGATTGACGACTTGGCCAGTAACATGGAGTCTGTCTCCAAAGCCAAG GCAAACCTGGAGAAGATGTGCCGCACTCTGGAAGACCAGCTGAGTGAGATTAAAACTAAGGAGGAACAGAATCAGCGCATGATCAATGACCTCAATACTCAACGAGCTCGTCTGCAGACAGAATCAG GTGAATATTCACGCCAGGTGGAGGAAAAAGATGCTCTGATTTCTCAGCTGTCTAGGGGCAAGCAAGGATTTACGCAGCAGATTGAGGAGCTCAAGAGACATctagaggaagaaataaag GCCAAGAACGCGCTGGCCCACGCCTTGCAGTCTGCTCGCCACGACTGTGACCTGCTGCGGGAGCAATACgaggaggagcaggaagccAAGGGGGAGCTGCAGCGCGCCCTGTCCAAGGCCAACAGCGAAGTGGCCCAGTGGAGAACCAAATACGAGACGGACGCTATTCAGCGCacggaggagctggaggaggccaA GAAGAAGCTGGCCCAGCGCCTGCAGGATGCAGAGGAACACGTTGAAGCTGTGAATGCCAAATGTGCCTCCCTGGAGAAGacaaagcagaggctgcagaatgAAGTGGAGGACCTGATGATTGACGTGGAGCGATCAAATGCTGCCTGCGCAGCTCTGGATAAGAAGCAGAAGAACTTTGACAAG ATCCTGGCAGAATGGAAGCAGAAGTATGAGGAAACgcaggctgagctggaggcCTCCCAGAAGGAGGCTCGCTCCCTCAGCACGGAGCTCTTTAAGATGAAGAATGCCTACGAGGAGTCCCTGGACCACCTGGAAACGCTGAAGCGTGAGAACAAGAACTTGCAGC AGGAGATTGGTGACCTCACAGAGCAGATTGCAGAGGGAGGCAAGGCCATTCATGAGCTGGAGAAAGCCAAGAAGCAGATTGAGCAGGAGAAATCTGAACTCCAGGCCTCGCTGGAGGAAGCTGAG GCGTCCCTTGAACATGAAGAGGGGAAGATCCTGCGCCTCCAGCTTGAGCTCAACCAGGTGAAGTCTGAGATTGACAGAAAGATAGCAGAGAAAGATGAGGAGATTGACCAGATGAAGAGGAACCACCTCAGAATTGTGGAGTCCATGCAGAGCACCCTGGACGCTGAGATCAGGAGCAGGAATGAGGCCCTGCGGCTGAAGAAGAAGATGGAGGGAGACCTGAATGAAATGGAGATCCAGCTGAGCCATGCCAACCGCGTGGCTGCAGAGGCACAAAAGAACCTGAGAAACACACAGGCCGTGCTCAAG GATACCCAGATACACTTGGACGATGCTCTGAGGACGCAGGAGGACCTGAAGGAGCAGGTGGCCATGGTGGAGCGCCGAGCAaacctgctgcaggctgaaattGAGGAGCTGCgggcagccctggagcagaCGGAGCGGTCAAGGAAGGTGGCTGAGCAGGAGCTTCTGGATGCCACTGAACGAGTGCAGCTCCTCCATACCCAG AACACCAGCTTGATCAACACCAAGAAGAAGCTGGAGACAGACATTACCCAAATCCAGAGTGAAATGGAGGATACGATCCAGGAAGCCCGCAATGCTGAAGAGAAGGCCAAGAAGGCCATCACAGAT GCAGCCATGAtggcagaagagctgaagaaggAGCAGGACACCAGCGCCCACCTGGAGAGGATGAAGAAGAACCTGGACCAGACGGTGAAGGACCTGCAGCACCGTCTGGATGAGGCCGAGCAGCTGGCTCTGAAGGGAGGCAAGAAGCAAATCCAGAAGCTGGAGGCCAGA GTGCGGGAGCTGGAAGGGGAGGTGGATGCTGAGCAGAAGCGCAGCGCTGAAGCCGTGAAGGGCATGCGCAAGTACGAGAGGAGGGTGAAGGAGCTGACCTACCAG TCTGAGGAGGACCGGAAGAATATTCTCAGGCTGCAGGATCTGGTGGACAAGCTGCAAATGAAGGTGAAATCCTACAAGAGACAAGCTGAGGAGGCT GAGGAACTGTCCAATGTCAACCTCTCCAAGTTCCGCAAGATCCAGCATGAGCTGGAGGAAGCCGAGGAGCGGGCTGACATTGCAGAGTCGCAGGTCAACAAGCTCCGAGTGAAGAGCCGTGAGTTTCATGGCAAGAAGATAGCAGAGGAGGAGTGA